The proteins below are encoded in one region of Aeromonas veronii:
- a CDS encoding cation:proton antiporter domain-containing protein — translation MYADLLILLFFAVLLVALFRRLGQPVILAYLFAGMLLGPHGAAIITGQAMMQTIGELGIVFLMFSLGLEFSLPKLVAMRKLVLGVGGLQVLLTTTLFFALAWWWGLSLPQALVVAGTLALSSTAVVIKQLGELKQLHTRRAQLGVSVLLFQDLAVVPLLVMIPILAQPEVQGSALLAEIAWASLKGLLALFTLLAVGKWLLPLVFHEVARARSDELFVLCALLVALLAASLTQWMGLSMALGAFLAGMMLGESHYRHQLEVDIKPFRDVLMGLFFITIGMTMDWLLVATAWWQVALSVLGLILFKSLLVLLAGRLMGERKRDAMAAGIMLSQVGEFGFVLLALASHHGLLGHGQVSLLIGIGVCSIALTPWLVQKAQGLAHSFTDTVLLSRADVAISGLGKHQHVIIAGFGRTGQTCARFLKLEELPFLALDLDPERVSEAKLAGEQVAFGDASRRDILLAAGLMRARLVIITFDDRKRVDAMLTLIRELASGVKVLVRTRDDSFLEHYKQAGAFEVIPESQEGALMLVSHLLVNCDIPIGRVIRRMEHERSSQYRFLHGFYWGDQSASNLETDQLLERLHPVLLHDQAWAVGRSLGELSLVEVRVKAIHRGDQSLEPRAELRLAAGDRLVLFGNAVAMEQAEQRLLEGH, via the coding sequence GTGTATGCAGACCTGCTGATCCTGCTGTTTTTCGCCGTCCTGCTGGTGGCGCTGTTTCGGCGTCTCGGCCAGCCGGTGATCCTCGCCTATCTGTTCGCCGGCATGCTGCTCGGCCCCCATGGCGCCGCCATCATCACGGGTCAGGCCATGATGCAGACCATAGGGGAGCTGGGCATCGTCTTTTTGATGTTCTCCCTCGGTCTCGAGTTCTCGCTGCCCAAGCTGGTCGCCATGCGCAAGCTGGTGCTGGGGGTCGGCGGCCTGCAGGTGCTGCTCACCACGACGCTCTTCTTCGCGCTGGCCTGGTGGTGGGGGCTGAGCCTGCCCCAGGCGCTGGTGGTGGCGGGCACATTGGCGCTCTCCTCCACCGCCGTGGTGATCAAGCAGCTCGGGGAGCTCAAACAGCTGCACACCCGGCGCGCCCAGCTCGGGGTGAGCGTGCTGCTGTTCCAGGATCTCGCCGTGGTGCCGCTGCTGGTGATGATCCCCATCCTCGCCCAGCCCGAGGTGCAGGGCAGCGCCCTGCTGGCGGAGATCGCCTGGGCCTCGTTGAAGGGGCTGCTCGCTCTCTTCACCCTGCTGGCGGTGGGAAAGTGGCTGCTGCCATTGGTGTTTCACGAGGTGGCGCGGGCCCGCTCCGACGAGCTGTTCGTGCTCTGCGCCCTGCTGGTGGCACTGCTGGCGGCCTCCCTCACCCAGTGGATGGGGCTCTCCATGGCGCTTGGCGCCTTCCTGGCGGGTATGATGCTGGGCGAGTCCCACTATCGCCATCAGCTGGAGGTGGACATCAAGCCGTTTCGGGACGTATTGATGGGTCTCTTCTTCATCACCATCGGCATGACCATGGACTGGTTGCTGGTGGCCACGGCCTGGTGGCAGGTTGCGTTGAGTGTGCTCGGCCTCATCCTGTTCAAGTCCCTGCTGGTCTTGCTGGCGGGTCGGCTGATGGGGGAGCGCAAACGGGACGCCATGGCGGCGGGCATCATGCTGAGCCAGGTCGGGGAGTTTGGCTTCGTGTTGCTGGCGCTGGCGAGCCACCACGGCCTGCTCGGCCACGGGCAGGTCTCCTTGCTCATCGGGATCGGGGTTTGCTCCATTGCCCTGACCCCCTGGCTGGTGCAAAAGGCGCAAGGGCTGGCCCACAGTTTTACCGACACTGTCCTGCTCTCGCGCGCCGACGTCGCCATCTCGGGCCTTGGCAAACATCAGCACGTCATCATCGCCGGGTTCGGTCGCACCGGCCAGACCTGTGCCCGCTTCCTGAAACTCGAGGAGCTGCCCTTCCTCGCGCTGGATCTCGACCCCGAGCGGGTGAGCGAGGCCAAGCTTGCGGGGGAGCAGGTGGCATTCGGGGATGCCAGTCGGCGGGACATCTTGCTGGCCGCCGGGCTCATGCGGGCGCGGCTGGTGATCATCACCTTCGATGATCGCAAGCGGGTCGACGCCATGCTGACCCTGATCCGGGAGCTGGCGAGCGGGGTCAAGGTGCTGGTGCGCACCCGGGATGACAGCTTCCTCGAACACTACAAGCAGGCGGGGGCCTTCGAGGTGATCCCGGAGTCCCAGGAGGGGGCCCTGATGCTGGTCTCCCACCTGCTGGTCAACTGCGACATCCCCATCGGCCGGGTGATCCGGCGCATGGAGCATGAGCGCAGCAGCCAGTATCGCTTCCTACACGGCTTCTACTGGGGGGATCAGAGCGCCAGCAACCTGGAGACGGATCAGCTGCTGGAGCGTCTGCATCCGGTATTGCTGCACGATCAGGCCTGGGCGGTGGGACGCAGTCTGGGAGAGCTCTCTCTGGTGGAGGTGAGGGTCAAGGCCATCCATCGCGGGGATCAGAGCCTGGAGCCCAGAGCCGAGCTCAGGCTGGCGGCAGGGGACAGGCTGGTGCTGTTTGGCAACGCGGTGGCCATGGAGCAGGCCGAACAGCGCCTGCTGGAGGGGCACTAG
- the tilS gene encoding tRNA lysidine(34) synthetase TilS produces the protein MISRIYSRFCQTLPAPEGSSGLLVAFSGGLDSTVLLVLAVRYARERGLPVRALHVHHGLSPHADDWVTHCEGVCQQLAVPLMVERVQLVRGNGESLEAQARTARYARLAARLEEGGWLLSAHHQDDQLETLLLALKRGAGLRGLAGMVPSQPFAGGLLLRPLLDVSRAELAECAATLPYGWVEDESNQDTEYDRNFLRQQLIPQLKARWPAMAQTAVRSMAICAEQEALVDELAQADWQLAAEGEGLRIAPLLGLSQARRNNLLRYWIRRQGGEMPARDLLALLWLEVALAREDANPRLSLKGLECRRYQGVLHLVRPELAPRHETLPLTVGETLSLPDGLGLCSLRPQAASDAEGERLRAPRADEPLSVRFQVAAGSMLKPVGRGGSRRLKKLLQEYGVPSWQRGRIPILYYGEQVAALGDLFVCDGFLATDGGLVWHWQARILPDNA, from the coding sequence ATGATTTCTCGTATCTATTCTCGCTTTTGTCAGACTCTGCCCGCGCCCGAAGGTTCCAGCGGCTTGCTGGTGGCCTTCAGCGGCGGGCTCGACTCCACCGTGCTGCTGGTGCTGGCTGTGCGCTATGCTAGGGAGCGGGGGCTGCCGGTGCGGGCCCTGCACGTCCATCACGGCCTGAGCCCCCATGCGGACGACTGGGTCACCCATTGTGAGGGGGTGTGTCAGCAACTGGCGGTCCCCCTCATGGTCGAGCGGGTGCAACTGGTCAGGGGCAACGGCGAGAGCCTGGAGGCCCAGGCCCGTACGGCGCGCTACGCCCGTCTCGCCGCCCGACTGGAGGAGGGGGGGTGGTTGCTCAGCGCCCATCATCAGGACGATCAGCTGGAGACCCTGCTGCTGGCCCTCAAACGCGGTGCCGGCCTGCGAGGCTTGGCGGGCATGGTGCCGAGCCAGCCCTTTGCGGGTGGCCTGTTGCTGCGTCCCCTGCTGGACGTGAGCCGGGCCGAGTTGGCGGAGTGTGCCGCCACCCTGCCGTATGGCTGGGTGGAGGATGAGAGCAATCAGGACACGGAGTACGATCGCAACTTCCTGCGCCAGCAACTGATCCCCCAACTCAAGGCGCGTTGGCCCGCCATGGCCCAGACGGCGGTGCGCAGCATGGCCATCTGCGCCGAGCAGGAGGCGCTCGTCGACGAACTGGCGCAGGCGGACTGGCAACTGGCGGCAGAGGGAGAGGGACTGCGCATCGCGCCGCTGCTGGGGTTGTCCCAGGCCAGGCGCAATAACCTGCTGCGTTACTGGATCCGCCGCCAGGGGGGAGAGATGCCGGCGCGGGATCTGCTCGCCCTGCTCTGGCTGGAGGTGGCGCTGGCGCGGGAGGATGCCAACCCGCGCCTCTCGTTGAAAGGGCTGGAGTGTCGCCGTTACCAGGGCGTCCTCCATCTGGTCAGGCCCGAACTGGCCCCTCGCCACGAGACGCTCCCCTTGACGGTGGGGGAGACGCTGTCATTGCCGGATGGGCTGGGACTCTGCAGCCTGCGACCTCAGGCTGCCAGTGACGCTGAGGGAGAGAGACTGCGAGCACCGCGAGCGGACGAGCCGTTGTCGGTGCGCTTCCAGGTGGCGGCGGGCAGCATGCTCAAGCCCGTGGGACGCGGGGGCAGTCGGCGTTTGAAGAAGCTGTTGCAGGAGTATGGGGTGCCCTCCTGGCAACGGGGGCGTATTCCCATCCTCTACTACGGTGAGCAGGTGGCTGCGCTGGGGGATCTCTTCGTCTGCGACGGTTTTCTGGCGACCGATGGGGGCCTTGTCTGGCATTGGCAAGCCAGGATCCTGCCCGACAATGCATAG
- a CDS encoding PliI family lysozyme inhibitor of I-type lysozyme gives MKALLITLGLLTLPLTSQAAEGFFQQLTLPAGQVLIVNEGRGEPASTGSYDVRLYSGANPEFPLDQFIDGKVLPRDGSIKELKLLDLNGDKQPELIVIVESAGTGGYISADAFTINPQQGLDSFNHVNELAPTDDVIQALKTPRD, from the coding sequence ATGAAAGCCTTACTCATTACTCTCGGACTGCTCACCCTGCCCCTGACCAGCCAGGCGGCAGAGGGATTCTTCCAGCAACTGACGCTGCCTGCGGGTCAGGTGCTCATCGTCAACGAGGGGCGCGGCGAACCCGCCTCCACCGGCAGCTATGACGTGCGCCTCTACTCAGGCGCCAACCCCGAATTCCCCCTTGATCAGTTCATCGACGGCAAGGTGCTGCCGCGCGATGGCAGCATCAAGGAGCTGAAACTATTGGATCTCAACGGCGACAAGCAGCCCGAGCTCATCGTCATCGTGGAGAGTGCCGGGACAGGCGGCTATATCAGCGCCGATGCCTTCACCATCAACCCGCAACAGGGGCTCGACAGCTTCAACCATGTCAACGAGCTGGCTCCCACCGATGATGTCATCCAGGCCCTCAAGACACCCCGCGACTGA
- a CDS encoding M13 family metallopeptidase yields MNNKKSILAGLIGLALLAGCSQAPDVSNKHSGLALANMDTSVKPGDDFFRYVNGHWLGTAKIPDDRPADGAFYMLRDKSLADVRVLVEGLDAKATAGSEAQQIRDLYHSYLDQQTRNAKGTTPLLPLLADIDRIGDQQALARAFAQSGRSGGGAPFGFWIDADAKAPDSYAVYLYQSGLSLPDRDYYLKTDAASQALLKKYEQHIAGMLGRFGEPDAAAKAKRVLALETRIARIQWDNVALRDREKNYNKEPVSELGRLAPSIPWDAYLGEAGLAGQQSLVIGQPSYLSALDGLMRQTPLADWQTYLKWHLITDYAPYLDSQTDAQNFAFFGTTLSGTPKQRAPWERALGVLDDHLGEAVGKLYVEHYFPPAAKERMEQLVENLRTAYGQSIEELDWMSPATKAQAKEKLAKFRPKIGYPDKWKDYSAIAIRADDLVGNLQRARAFEYADNLARLGKPMDRNEWHMSPQTVNAYYNPSNNEIVFPAAILQPPFFDMQADDAVNYGAIGGVIGHEMGHGFDDQGAKSDGDGVMRDWWTPHDLKEFRFRTSRLVAQYNRFEPIKGQYVNGQFTLGENIGDLGGLTIAHKAYLLSLNGKEAPVLDGFTGEQRFFLGWAQVWKGMYRPELMQMLLASDPHSPPEYRVNGVVPNIPAFYEAFNIQPGDKLYLDPAKRVKIW; encoded by the coding sequence ATGAACAATAAGAAAAGCATATTGGCCGGCCTCATCGGACTGGCCCTGCTGGCAGGCTGCAGTCAGGCACCGGACGTCAGCAACAAGCACTCCGGCCTCGCGCTGGCCAACATGGATACCTCGGTCAAACCCGGTGACGACTTCTTCCGCTACGTGAACGGTCACTGGCTCGGCACCGCCAAGATCCCCGACGACAGGCCCGCCGACGGCGCCTTCTACATGCTCCGGGACAAGTCCCTCGCCGATGTGCGGGTGCTGGTGGAAGGGCTGGATGCCAAGGCGACTGCGGGCTCTGAGGCCCAGCAGATCCGCGATCTCTACCACAGCTATCTGGACCAGCAGACCCGGAATGCCAAAGGCACGACGCCCCTGCTACCCCTGCTTGCCGACATCGACCGGATCGGCGACCAGCAGGCGCTGGCTCGCGCCTTCGCCCAGAGCGGCCGCAGCGGCGGCGGTGCTCCCTTCGGCTTCTGGATAGACGCCGATGCCAAGGCGCCGGACAGCTACGCCGTCTATCTCTATCAGTCCGGCCTCAGCCTGCCGGACCGGGACTACTACCTCAAGACGGATGCCGCGAGCCAGGCGCTGCTCAAAAAATACGAGCAACACATCGCCGGCATGCTCGGCCGCTTCGGCGAGCCGGACGCCGCCGCCAAGGCCAAGCGGGTGCTGGCTCTCGAGACCCGGATAGCCAGGATCCAGTGGGACAACGTAGCCCTGCGGGACAGGGAGAAGAACTACAACAAGGAACCGGTGAGCGAACTGGGGCGCCTCGCCCCCAGCATCCCCTGGGATGCCTACCTCGGTGAAGCCGGCCTCGCGGGTCAGCAGAGCCTGGTCATCGGCCAGCCAAGCTATCTCAGTGCCCTCGACGGCCTGATGCGCCAGACCCCGCTGGCGGACTGGCAGACTTACCTCAAGTGGCACCTCATCACCGATTACGCCCCCTACCTCGACAGCCAGACCGATGCCCAGAACTTCGCCTTCTTCGGCACGACCTTAAGCGGGACACCCAAGCAGCGCGCGCCCTGGGAGCGGGCCCTCGGGGTGCTGGATGATCACCTGGGCGAGGCGGTGGGCAAGCTCTATGTGGAGCACTACTTCCCGCCCGCGGCCAAGGAACGCATGGAGCAGCTGGTGGAGAACCTGCGCACCGCCTACGGCCAGAGCATCGAGGAACTGGACTGGATGTCGCCAGCCACCAAGGCTCAAGCCAAGGAGAAGCTCGCCAAGTTCAGACCCAAGATCGGCTACCCGGACAAGTGGAAGGATTACAGCGCCATCGCCATCCGTGCCGACGATCTGGTGGGCAACCTGCAACGGGCCCGCGCCTTCGAATACGCCGACAACCTGGCGCGCCTCGGCAAGCCGATGGACAGAAACGAGTGGCACATGTCACCCCAGACGGTGAACGCCTACTACAACCCGAGCAACAACGAGATCGTGTTCCCGGCCGCCATACTGCAACCTCCCTTCTTCGACATGCAGGCGGATGATGCGGTGAACTACGGTGCCATCGGCGGCGTCATCGGCCACGAGATGGGCCACGGCTTCGACGATCAGGGGGCGAAATCCGACGGTGACGGCGTGATGCGCGACTGGTGGACCCCCCATGATCTCAAGGAGTTCCGCTTCCGCACCAGCCGACTGGTGGCCCAGTACAACCGCTTCGAACCCATCAAGGGGCAGTACGTCAACGGCCAGTTCACCCTGGGGGAGAACATCGGCGATCTCGGCGGCCTCACCATCGCCCACAAGGCCTATCTGCTCTCCCTGAATGGCAAGGAGGCTCCGGTACTGGACGGCTTCACCGGGGAACAGCGATTCTTCCTCGGCTGGGCCCAGGTGTGGAAGGGCATGTATAGACCCGAGCTGATGCAGATGCTGCTCGCCTCGGATCCCCACTCCCCGCCCGAATACCGGGTCAACGGGGTAGTGCCGAACATTCCCGCCTTCTACGAGGCATTCAACATCCAACCCGGTGACAAGCTCTATCTGGACCCGGCCAAACGGGTCAAGATCTGGTAA
- a CDS encoding substrate binding domain-containing protein, whose protein sequence is MTQHYRLCAAPDYLNRHGVPRHPADLAHHQCLHGNWGEHERWQFVGENGQSEEGRVASRLRINHWPALLTAVLAGAGISLQPADQVQGHIASGRLLPLLDTYRIPDKTLHFIYPAARRQVLKITLLGDFLVEALQPDSVPK, encoded by the coding sequence CTGACCCAGCACTACCGCCTCTGCGCGGCGCCCGACTACCTAAATCGCCACGGCGTGCCTCGTCATCCGGCCGATCTCGCCCACCACCAGTGTCTGCATGGCAACTGGGGCGAGCACGAGCGCTGGCAATTTGTTGGCGAGAATGGCCAGAGCGAGGAGGGGCGGGTGGCCTCGCGCCTTCGCATCAACCACTGGCCAGCGCTGCTGACGGCAGTGCTGGCAGGGGCTGGCATCAGCTTGCAGCCTGCCGATCAGGTGCAAGGCCATATCGCCTCAGGGCGTCTGCTGCCCCTGCTCGACACTTATCGCATTCCGGACAAGACCCTCCATTTCATCTACCCGGCGGCGCGCCGCCAGGTGCTCAAGATCACCCTGCTGGGGGATTTTCTGGTCGAGGCGCTACAACCGGACTCAGTGCCTAAATAA
- a CDS encoding GNAT family N-acetyltransferase, whose product MTVPAGPEVRLDPVADADLPHIYRGLSDPGVIKYYGVSYDSLAACQAQMAWYADLIRTGSGAWHLIRCRRTGEPLGAIGYNGVDPEHKRAELGYWLYPEHWGKGVMSAALGLWLPLVYGTTDLHRLLAVVEEPNSRSARLLERAGFRYEGTARECERKGDGFISLHHYALLRSDLTPSAD is encoded by the coding sequence ATGACTGTACCAGCAGGGCCTGAGGTCAGGCTCGATCCCGTCGCCGATGCCGATCTGCCCCACATCTATCGCGGCCTGTCGGATCCCGGGGTCATCAAGTATTACGGCGTCAGCTATGACAGCCTGGCGGCCTGTCAGGCCCAGATGGCCTGGTACGCCGACCTGATCCGCACCGGAAGCGGCGCCTGGCACCTCATTCGCTGCCGACGCACGGGGGAACCGCTGGGAGCCATCGGCTACAACGGCGTCGACCCGGAGCACAAACGGGCCGAGCTCGGTTACTGGCTCTACCCCGAGCATTGGGGCAAGGGAGTGATGAGCGCGGCGCTCGGGCTATGGCTCCCCCTCGTCTATGGCACCACGGACCTCCATCGGCTGCTGGCGGTGGTGGAGGAGCCGAACAGCCGCTCCGCCCGCCTGCTCGAGCGGGCCGGCTTTCGCTACGAGGGCACGGCGCGCGAATGCGAGCGCAAGGGGGATGGCTTCATCTCCCTGCACCACTACGCCCTCTTGCGCAGCGATCTCACCCCGTCCGCCGACTAG
- a CDS encoding GGDEF domain-containing protein — translation MFKGCSVENTSSLNGFGQGVEQWVQRLERLQPPSVMDNHQLIDLLLAQRDLDALLTVFAERAATLVPIHSLHVDCGQSRALISHPPRAGQTLHSYRFELRGQHEQRLCLLQYELEHPISGEQQRQLRQCHQLLSLPLPLYLRLDALEQQVRLDHLTGLGNRSYFDEVIGRAVEQHCREPHGLVLVLLDLDRFKLINDTWGHPVGDLVLSRFAQLLQGCIRSTDQAFRLGGDEFALLLQPADPEAWRPVWLRLQHVLHSHKELSAFTVGCSLGAASWHSGLDVQSLYEAADAHLYARKKAGITD, via the coding sequence ATGTTCAAGGGTTGCAGCGTGGAAAACACATCGTCATTGAATGGCTTCGGACAGGGTGTCGAGCAGTGGGTACAGCGGTTGGAGCGGCTTCAACCGCCCTCTGTCATGGACAACCATCAGCTGATCGACCTGCTGCTGGCGCAACGGGATCTTGACGCCCTGCTGACAGTTTTTGCCGAGCGGGCGGCAACCCTTGTCCCCATCCACAGTCTGCATGTCGATTGCGGCCAGTCTCGCGCCCTCATCTCCCATCCTCCGCGGGCTGGCCAGACGCTGCACAGCTATCGCTTCGAGCTGCGCGGCCAGCACGAGCAACGCCTCTGCCTGCTGCAATACGAGCTGGAACACCCCATCAGCGGGGAGCAGCAACGTCAGCTGCGTCAGTGTCACCAACTGCTCTCCCTCCCCTTGCCCCTCTATCTGCGTCTCGACGCACTGGAGCAGCAGGTACGCCTCGATCACCTGACCGGGCTTGGCAACCGCTCCTATTTCGACGAGGTGATAGGTCGGGCGGTGGAGCAGCACTGCCGCGAGCCCCACGGCCTGGTGCTGGTGCTGCTGGATCTCGATCGCTTCAAGTTGATCAACGACACCTGGGGTCATCCGGTGGGGGATCTGGTGCTGAGCCGCTTCGCCCAACTGCTGCAAGGCTGCATTCGCAGCACGGATCAGGCGTTTCGCCTCGGGGGGGACGAATTCGCCCTCTTGCTGCAGCCTGCCGATCCCGAAGCCTGGCGCCCGGTCTGGCTGCGTTTGCAGCACGTGCTGCACAGTCACAAGGAGCTCAGCGCCTTCACGGTAGGATGCAGTCTGGGGGCAGCCAGCTGGCACTCGGGGCTGGATGTGCAGAGCCTGTATGAGGCGGCGGATGCTCACCTCTATGCCCGCAAGAAGGCGGGTATCACCGACTGA
- a CDS encoding ABC-F family ATP-binding cassette domain-containing protein yields MTTLMSTHSLQMSAGHLPLFDSLELSIRSGDRLGLIGANGCGKSTLLALLAGTRSPQAGRIVQASACRCEFVAQQLPAGLATLSTRAVLFDALANDPAAEWQVGKMLTDLQLDEQAALPVSALSGGQHSRLQIGRALLRQPNLLLLDEPSNHLDLPSLLWLEQFLLGWRGAFVLVSHDGRLLDRVTSETLILRDGAIHRFALPCSRARAALAAEDEQARLRRADEQKEIDRLSASSKRLAIWGREHDNEKLVRQAKSMEKRIARLQEEQSRVAALAPWQLELRGLSLPADTLLRLEALDVAPAPGLPPLLRAEELRLRAGDRVALLGANGTGKSSLLRQCWADLASQRPQTGWYCHPDASIAYYDQSLQQLDGDATLSDALYPLAPLPEVTLRHALIRAGFPYVRHGQKVATLSGGERARLLFLALSLGSHHMLWLDEPTNHLDLAGKEELAEAIAAFPGGVLLVSHDRELIERSCNRFWLIKEGRIVEAHSAERAYAELLGDEPPVPGADPVTASPARQQANADDEETQLARWYELEALLSADLARKPRHQTPRLQQSWRDELARLAGLLGLSGT; encoded by the coding sequence ATGACAACCCTGATGAGTACCCACTCCCTGCAGATGAGCGCAGGGCACCTGCCGTTATTTGACAGCCTAGAACTCAGCATCCGCAGCGGTGACAGGCTGGGCCTGATCGGCGCCAACGGTTGCGGCAAGAGCACCCTGCTGGCTCTGCTGGCCGGCACGCGTTCCCCCCAGGCCGGCCGGATCGTGCAGGCCAGCGCCTGCCGCTGTGAGTTCGTGGCGCAGCAACTACCCGCCGGGCTTGCGACCCTCAGCACCCGCGCCGTGCTGTTTGATGCGCTGGCCAACGATCCCGCCGCCGAATGGCAGGTGGGCAAGATGCTGACCGACCTGCAACTGGATGAACAGGCGGCGCTGCCGGTCAGTGCGCTGAGCGGCGGCCAGCACAGCCGGCTGCAGATAGGCCGGGCCCTGCTGCGCCAGCCCAATCTGCTGCTGCTCGATGAACCCAGCAATCATCTGGATCTCCCCTCTCTGCTCTGGCTGGAGCAGTTTCTGCTGGGCTGGCGCGGCGCCTTCGTGCTGGTCTCCCACGACGGTCGCCTGCTGGACAGGGTCACCAGCGAGACCCTGATCCTGCGGGACGGTGCGATCCATCGCTTCGCCCTCCCCTGCAGCCGGGCCAGGGCGGCCCTGGCCGCCGAGGATGAGCAGGCCCGTTTGCGCCGGGCCGATGAGCAAAAAGAGATCGACCGCCTGAGCGCCAGCAGCAAGCGCCTCGCCATCTGGGGGCGCGAGCATGACAACGAGAAGCTGGTGCGCCAGGCCAAGTCCATGGAAAAACGCATCGCCCGCCTGCAGGAAGAGCAGAGCCGGGTGGCCGCGCTGGCCCCCTGGCAACTCGAGCTGCGCGGGCTGAGCCTGCCCGCCGATACCCTGCTGCGGCTGGAGGCGCTCGATGTCGCCCCGGCCCCCGGCTTGCCACCGCTATTGCGGGCTGAGGAGCTCAGACTGCGCGCCGGTGACAGGGTCGCCCTGCTCGGCGCCAACGGCACCGGCAAATCTTCCCTGCTGCGCCAATGCTGGGCCGATCTCGCCTCTCAGCGCCCGCAGACAGGCTGGTACTGCCATCCCGATGCCAGCATCGCCTATTACGATCAGTCCCTGCAGCAGCTGGACGGGGACGCCACCCTGAGTGACGCCCTCTACCCCCTGGCCCCCCTGCCGGAGGTGACGCTGCGCCACGCGCTGATCCGGGCGGGCTTCCCCTATGTCAGGCACGGCCAGAAGGTGGCCACCCTGAGCGGGGGTGAGCGGGCACGGCTGTTGTTTCTCGCCCTGTCGCTCGGCAGCCACCACATGCTCTGGCTTGACGAGCCCACCAATCACCTGGATCTGGCAGGCAAGGAGGAGCTGGCAGAGGCCATTGCCGCCTTCCCGGGGGGCGTGCTGCTGGTCTCCCACGATCGGGAGCTCATCGAACGCAGCTGCAACCGCTTCTGGCTCATCAAGGAGGGACGGATTGTGGAGGCCCACAGCGCCGAGCGGGCCTATGCCGAGCTGCTCGGCGATGAGCCGCCCGTCCCGGGGGCAGACCCTGTGACCGCGAGTCCGGCCCGGCAGCAAGCCAACGCCGATGACGAGGAGACGCAACTGGCGCGCTGGTACGAGCTGGAAGCCCTGCTCTCCGCCGATCTGGCCCGCAAGCCCAGGCACCAGACTCCGCGCCTGCAGCAGAGCTGGCGTGACGAGCTGGCAAGGCTGGCCGGCCTGCTGGGGCTCTCCGGGACATGA
- the yjeH gene encoding L-methionine/branched-chain amino acid transporter, which produces MSGLKKDLGLWQGMGLLATSLLGTGIFVVPATAASLAGGASLWAWGLLIVLVLPIAFTFARLGRRYPHAGGAPHLIGLAFGNGAERFSAFLFLAVLPVGLPAALTIAAGFWHSLFELGEWTLWAIQLLTLLGVFLLGLRGARSSGNLQLLIALAILGLTLLIGVKGEISWRDAAQPLPAASEWPAMGTALAVMFWCFVGLEAFAHMGEEFKRPERDYPIALLGGVLLAGLIYWIHSLVVLKYGLYGDEAKNATAIPALLSLLFGPTAKWLVAILGYLSCFASINIYLQGFARLIWSMAREGKLPASLSKLSARGAPLNALCWVLAICLVSITLILWLQLPLDALIRYANGNFVLVYLLCMAAGWRLLGGTGKGLAGLSVLLCALVLVALASEVLYAVLLSALYGGFSLWRRHRRRVSGGDPCAIK; this is translated from the coding sequence ATGTCTGGGTTGAAAAAGGATCTCGGGCTCTGGCAGGGAATGGGGCTGCTCGCTACCTCACTGCTGGGCACCGGGATCTTCGTGGTGCCGGCGACTGCCGCCTCGCTGGCGGGGGGGGCGTCGCTCTGGGCCTGGGGGCTGCTCATCGTGCTGGTGCTGCCCATCGCCTTCACCTTCGCCCGCCTCGGGCGCCGTTACCCCCATGCGGGGGGCGCCCCCCACCTCATCGGGCTGGCCTTTGGCAACGGCGCCGAGCGCTTCTCCGCCTTCCTGTTCCTGGCGGTGCTGCCGGTGGGTCTGCCCGCCGCCCTCACCATAGCCGCCGGCTTCTGGCACTCCTTGTTCGAATTGGGGGAGTGGACCCTCTGGGCCATCCAGCTGCTGACCCTGCTCGGGGTCTTCCTGCTCGGCCTGCGGGGGGCGCGCTCCTCCGGCAATCTGCAACTGCTGATCGCTTTGGCCATACTGGGGCTGACCCTGCTCATCGGCGTCAAGGGGGAGATCAGCTGGCGTGACGCGGCCCAGCCGCTGCCAGCGGCGAGCGAATGGCCCGCCATGGGCACGGCGCTGGCGGTGATGTTCTGGTGCTTCGTGGGGCTCGAGGCCTTCGCCCACATGGGGGAGGAGTTCAAGCGGCCGGAGCGGGACTATCCCATCGCCCTGCTCGGCGGCGTGCTGCTGGCTGGGCTCATCTACTGGATCCACTCCCTGGTGGTGCTCAAATACGGCCTGTACGGAGACGAGGCGAAAAATGCCACCGCCATCCCGGCCCTGCTCTCGCTCTTGTTCGGGCCCACCGCCAAGTGGCTGGTGGCCATACTCGGCTACCTCTCCTGCTTCGCCAGCATCAACATCTACCTGCAGGGTTTTGCACGTCTCATCTGGAGCATGGCACGAGAGGGCAAGCTGCCCGCCTCCCTCTCCAAACTGTCCGCCCGGGGGGCGCCTCTGAACGCCCTGTGCTGGGTGCTCGCCATCTGCCTCGTCTCCATTACCCTGATCCTCTGGCTCCAACTGCCGCTGGATGCCCTGATCCGCTACGCCAACGGCAACTTCGTGCTGGTCTACCTGCTCTGCATGGCGGCGGGCTGGCGCCTGCTTGGCGGCACGGGCAAGGGGCTGGCGGGGCTGAGCGTGCTGCTCTGCGCCCTGGTGCTGGTGGCACTGGCCTCCGAGGTGCTCTATGCGGTGCTGCTGAGTGCTCTCTATGGCGGCTTCTCCCTGTGGCGCCGCCATCGTCGTCGCGTCTCCGGTGGTGATCCCTGCGCCATCAAATAA